A stretch of the bacterium SCSIO 12827 genome encodes the following:
- the infA gene encoding translation initiation factor IF-1 encodes MAKEDVLEFTGTVTELLPNAMFRVKLDNEHEILAHTAGKMRKHRIRVLAGDRVNVEMTPYDLTKGRITFRFK; translated from the coding sequence ATGGCGAAAGAAGACGTTTTGGAGTTTACGGGCACGGTGACGGAACTGCTGCCCAACGCCATGTTCCGGGTCAAACTGGACAACGAACACGAAATCCTCGCCCATACGGCGGGCAAAATGCGCAAGCACCGGATCCGGGTGCTTGCTGGCGATCGCGTCAATGTTGAGATGACGCCATACGATCTGACCAAGGGCCGGATCACCTTTCGTTTCAAATAA
- the maf gene encoding septum formation protein Maf, whose amino-acid sequence MPMAGRLILASASPRRLDLLSQVGIAPAAVVPADIDETPRAGEAPRALARRLAGEKAAAVARAHPGDFVLGADTVVACGRRSLPKPADEAEARRCLDLLSGRRHRVIGGVALVCPGGRVVVRDSVTAVQFKRLSRAEVDMYLASGEWRDKAGGYAIQGLAALFVTAINGDYNNVVGLPLALTAALLTGAGAWSPAGKG is encoded by the coding sequence ATGCCCATGGCTGGCCGCTTGATTCTCGCCTCGGCGTCGCCCAGGCGGCTGGATCTGCTGTCCCAGGTCGGGATCGCGCCCGCCGCTGTGGTGCCCGCCGACATCGACGAGACGCCGCGCGCGGGCGAGGCGCCGCGTGCGTTGGCGCGCCGTCTGGCCGGGGAAAAGGCCGCCGCCGTGGCGCGCGCCCATCCGGGCGATTTCGTCCTGGGCGCGGACACGGTCGTCGCCTGTGGCCGTCGCTCGCTGCCCAAGCCCGCCGACGAAGCGGAAGCCCGGCGCTGCCTGGACCTGTTGTCCGGGCGCCGGCATCGGGTCATCGGCGGCGTCGCCCTGGTTTGCCCCGGGGGGCGGGTTGTGGTCCGCGATTCGGTGACGGCCGTGCAGTTCAAGCGCCTCAGCCGGGCCGAGGTGGATATGTATCTCGCCTCCGGCGAATGGCGGGACAAGGCCGGCGGCTACGCCATTCAGGGACTTGCCGCGCTGTTCGTCACGGCGATCAACGGTGATTACAACAATGTGGTCGGCTTGCCGCTCGCCCTTACGGCGGCGCTGCTGACCGGCGCCGGGGCATGGTCCCCGGCGGGGAAAGGATAG
- a CDS encoding ribonuclease E/G, with protein sequence MRADTILINAGPGEMRVALLAKGTVVQVLFERDSDEGVEGAVFVGRVTAINRDLNAAFVDIDGDDPGFLAAGDARQSGDQRIKSITEAVGEGDKVLVQADREAMDGKGPRLTCRLALTGRFVTLHLGGEGMKFSRFLAPAERKELEILEEILPGDCGLTFTPAAGGADISQISADLDRLLALRDDVDAAFEDTVKAPEALLAPPDAIERALTLAGPRCRVISDDPEALRLVRELAPGVKAEAWSGTAPLFEEFGVEEALDGVLSPVVPLPSGGRVIISETPALTAIDVDTGQTKGGPLGSGSPQRLAAKANREAVTAIARELRLRNLAGQIVIDFLAMKGKKERLEVLAQLRSALAGDPVECHVLGYTGLGLVELTRRRRGPSLTRLLARPGGLTADPTAAGLAALRRAIAVRGAVIRIACAADVADALAGPLKDALDDANARTGGAIRVERDGALGPGRFEVTEG encoded by the coding sequence ATGCGCGCCGACACGATCCTGATCAATGCCGGGCCGGGCGAGATGCGCGTGGCGCTACTCGCCAAGGGCACGGTGGTCCAGGTTCTGTTCGAACGGGACAGCGACGAAGGCGTCGAAGGGGCGGTGTTCGTCGGTCGCGTGACCGCCATCAACCGCGACCTCAACGCCGCCTTCGTCGATATCGACGGCGACGATCCCGGGTTCCTCGCCGCCGGTGACGCCCGGCAGTCGGGCGACCAGCGCATCAAATCCATCACCGAAGCCGTTGGCGAAGGGGACAAGGTCCTGGTCCAGGCCGACCGCGAAGCCATGGACGGCAAGGGCCCACGCCTGACCTGCCGTTTGGCGCTGACCGGCCGCTTCGTGACCCTGCACCTGGGCGGCGAGGGCATGAAGTTTTCCCGCTTTCTCGCCCCGGCCGAACGCAAGGAACTGGAAATACTTGAGGAAATCCTACCCGGCGATTGCGGACTGACCTTCACCCCCGCCGCCGGCGGGGCCGATATTTCCCAAATCTCCGCCGACCTGGACCGCTTGCTGGCCCTGCGCGACGACGTCGATGCCGCCTTCGAGGATACGGTCAAGGCGCCGGAAGCCCTGTTGGCGCCGCCCGATGCCATCGAACGCGCCCTGACCCTGGCCGGGCCGCGCTGCCGCGTTATTTCCGACGATCCGGAGGCCCTGCGCCTGGTCCGGGAACTGGCCCCCGGCGTAAAGGCCGAGGCCTGGTCCGGCACGGCGCCGCTGTTCGAGGAATTCGGTGTCGAGGAAGCCCTCGACGGTGTGCTGTCGCCGGTGGTGCCCCTGCCCTCAGGCGGCCGGGTGATCATCAGCGAAACCCCGGCGCTCACGGCCATTGACGTCGACACCGGCCAGACCAAGGGCGGGCCGCTTGGTTCCGGCTCGCCTCAGCGCCTGGCGGCCAAGGCCAACCGCGAGGCCGTGACCGCCATCGCCCGCGAACTGCGCCTGCGCAACCTGGCGGGACAGATCGTCATCGATTTCCTGGCCATGAAGGGCAAGAAGGAACGCCTGGAAGTGCTCGCCCAATTGCGCAGCGCGCTTGCCGGCGATCCGGTCGAATGCCATGTCCTGGGCTACACGGGGTTGGGTTTGGTGGAATTGACGCGCCGCCGCCGCGGCCCGTCCCTGACCCGCCTGCTGGCCCGCCCGGGGGGGCTGACGGCCGACCCCACGGCGGCGGGTCTCGCGGCGCTGCGCCGCGCCATCGCGGTGCGGGGGGCGGTGATCCGCATCGCCTGCGCCGCCGACGTGGCCGATGCGCTGGCCGGGCCGCTCAAGGATGCGCTGGACGATGCCAATGCCCGGACCGGCGGGGCAATCCGGGTGGAACGCGACGGCGCTCTCGGCCCCGGCCGGTTCGAGGTTACGGAGGGCTAA
- the yacG gene encoding DNA gyrase inhibitor YacG, with translation MSETTGAKVVPLKRKPCPICKKPPVTEFLPFCSKRCADIDLGQWLGGGYRIPTNEGPEDLDAEGEYTED, from the coding sequence ATGAGCGAGACGACGGGCGCCAAGGTCGTGCCCCTGAAGCGCAAACCCTGCCCGATCTGCAAGAAGCCGCCAGTCACCGAATTCCTGCCGTTCTGCTCCAAACGCTGTGCCGATATCGACCTCGGCCAATGGCTCGGCGGCGGCTACCGCATTCCGACCAACGAAGGGCCCGAGGATCTGGATGCCGAAGGCGAGTATACCGAGGATTAA